In a single window of the Bacteroidales bacterium genome:
- the mnmD gene encoding tRNA (5-methylaminomethyl-2-thiouridine)(34)-methyltransferase MnmD has product MKVEIIKTSDNSNSLYVPELEESYHSVNGAVNESRHIFINLGLKYFEGRESLKIFEMGFGTGLNAFLTYIFARENGINIEYITCEAFPLDINIVSKLNYSELLSIDNNDYLKLHISKWNEEIKIDENFHLFKINKMMQEIDFKDNFDLIYYDAFSPSKQPELWSEEIFLKLKEHLVAGGVIVTYCAKNSFKRMLKTIGFEVESHPGPVGKREVTRIIKY; this is encoded by the coding sequence ATGAAGGTTGAAATAATAAAAACTTCAGATAATTCCAACTCCTTATATGTGCCGGAATTAGAAGAGAGCTATCATTCGGTTAACGGTGCTGTAAATGAATCCCGTCATATTTTTATTAATCTCGGATTAAAATATTTTGAAGGAAGGGAAAGTCTAAAGATTTTTGAAATGGGTTTCGGAACGGGATTGAATGCTTTTCTGACATATATTTTTGCACGTGAGAACGGAATTAATATCGAATATATAACTTGTGAAGCTTTTCCTTTAGATATTAATATCGTATCGAAGTTAAATTACAGCGAACTATTGAGTATTGATAATAATGATTATCTGAAACTTCACATCTCGAAATGGAATGAAGAAATAAAGATTGATGAAAATTTTCACTTGTTTAAAATCAATAAAATGATGCAGGAAATTGATTTTAAGGATAATTTTGATTTGATTTATTACGATGCCTTTTCCCCGTCGAAACAACCGGAATTATGGTCGGAAGAAATATTTTTGAAATTAAAAGAACATTTAGTAGCGGGAGGAGTCATAGTTACATATTGTGCAAAAAATTCCTTTAAAAGAATGCTGAAAACCATAGGTTTCGAAGTGGAATCACATCCCGGTCCGGTTGGTAAACGGGAAGTTACAAGAATAATTAAATATTAA